The genome window CTCAATGCGGCACTTGAGGAGCTGACGGCGATGAACGACCAGCTGAAAGAGGCCAGGGACGAGCTATGGGGAGAAATGGAGCTGACGAAAAAGATACAGACCTCGCTGCTGCCGGCGCATCCGGTGATCCGGGACTATGAAGTGGCTGTCCATATCGCCCCGGCCGCCCAGGTCGGAGGCGATTACTACGATGTGATCAACTGCCCGGGCGTCGACTGGGTGGTCATAGGCGATGTTTCCGGCCACGGGGTCCCCGCGGGCCTGGTGATGATGATGGCGCAGACGGCGATACGGACCCTGCTCAGGAACGATCCGAACGTGGAGCCCCACAGGCTCATCGCGGCCATGAACGGCGTCCTCCATGAGAACATGAAGAAATTCGCGGAAGACAAATACATGACGCTGACGGTCATAGCGGTCCACGGCGACGGCACGCTGCGGTTTTCCGGCCTCCACGAGGACATGCTGATCTACCATGGGGCGACTGGAACGGTGACCTCCCATGAAACCGACGGCGTGTGGATCGGCATGTACGGAGACATCGGCGGCCAGGTGAGCACGGAAACGCTGGTGCTGGAACCGGGCGACGCGTTGCTGCTCCACACCGACGGCGTGGTCCAGGCCTGGAACCGGGAGTCGGTGCTGGGACAGCGGACCCCGGAAATCGACATGTTCGGCCAGGACCGTCTTGCCGGTCTGCTTGAAAGGAACGGCGGCAAATCACCTGACGCCATCCTCGGTGAGATCGTCAGGGCCCTGGAAGAATTCCGCCGTGATGACGACGCAACGGTTGTGATAGTCAAGCGCGTATCCCCGTAAAACATGCCCTTGTTTGAACCTTTCCTGAAAAATATTAAGGAAAATCTAAAAAACTTAAACTCTTTTGTTGCCTTTGCCTTGATGCGTCGCTATATTATTGTAATTTATTGATTCACATTAACATGAACGCGAGGTGCTGCCATGGAAAAAATAAAAGTTTCACCGGATATATGTACCTATAACAGTGAGGACAACAAAACGCTTATCCTGGAGATAGCGATACCCGGCGTTGACAAAAAGGACATTGAGTTGAAAATGCTGGAGGATAGTTTTACGCTGACGGCGCCGAGGGATGACCTCGAATATACCCTGGCCCTGTCACTATGCTGTCCGGTCAGAGTGGCGGATATAAAGGCTGAATATAATAACGGCCTCCTCAGGATCGAGGCGCCCTACAAGGACTTTATGGAAAATGCCGTCAGGGTAAAGGTCGCGTAACCGGGGCGGTGACAAAAAAAGCGCGGTTTAGAAGCCGCGCTTTTTAATTTTGATCGCAGCGTGAGAGCTGTCAAATAAAGAAGATAAGCGTTATCAGGATGAACGTTGGTATCAAAACGGCGATTGAATAGATCATGTAGCCGAAAAAGCTCGGCATCTTGATTCCCTGTTCCTCCGCGATCGATTTTACCATGAAATTGGGGCCGTTGCCGATGTAGGTGTTGGCGCCCATGAACACGGACCCGCAGGATATGGCCGTCAACACCGCTGTGGAAACATGGCCTCCATCGTTGAGGATTATATCTTTTGAAAGATTAAGGCCCTTCGCCAGCGAGAGGAATGTCAGGTACGTTGGCGCGTTGTCAAGGAATGAAGAGAGCCCGCCGGCCGCCCAGAAGAACTGCCACGGCTGGGTTATGCCCAGGGCGGCCCCCTTGTGCTCCAGGATATAGAGGGCGGGGATCATGGCCGCGAAGATGCCGGCGAAGAGGTACGCTACTTCCTTGATGGGTCCGAAGGTGAAGCCGTTCCGCTGACGAAGCTCGCTTCTGTATGGAGTCAGGACCAGGGACAGGCCGAGGAGCAGGGCCATGCCGAATTCCTGGAAGCCGAAGCGCGGCCACCATGACACCTGTTTGACCAGCAGCCCCTGCAGGAAAACAATGATGACAACCCCGGCGAGAAGGATCAGGTTTATCTTGCCGTCAATGGCGAATTTCTCTTCGCCGCCCGCTGCTGCACCGTTCGAGGCTCCCTCCAGCCT of Spirochaetota bacterium contains these proteins:
- a CDS encoding Hsp20/alpha crystallin family protein, coding for MEKIKVSPDICTYNSEDNKTLILEIAIPGVDKKDIELKMLEDSFTLTAPRDDLEYTLALSLCCPVRVADIKAEYNNGLLRIEAPYKDFMENAVRVKVA